The DNA region AGCAGCAAGAAACCAGAACTACACTTGTGAAGAAAAACTTTGTGAGATACACCAGACTAAGCCAGGAGAGTCAGTTCTCCAATAACATTGGTTAAAATAGTAGCTTATGATAGTGATTATTCATTTTAGATTGGCTTTAAACTGCGGGGTATGTTTTTGTGGCAGATGTGActgaaaaataatttaaacagattGTGATTTTTGGGTTGAATAAAAATGGCATATAGGATTGAGGTACTATAactacatattgtaaaaatttTGATTTTGAGGAAAAAGTCAAGTCATGAGTAATCTTACTGAGTGCAGCTACAACATCAAACTACTGTTACAAAAAGAATagatatttagattttttttaacttggcTGAAAGTTCACACAAAAAGCGGACACAACCAGGCAAAAAACAGAAGATTAACAGAGAACTCCATCTCATATTGCTTCTGTGTGACACAGGCAACGGCTAAGCTGTTGATTGTAGTCATAAGTTGGGAAGCACGAGGATAGGCATCAGGCAGagccggaactgggtctgtggGTCTCAGGTGTCCTCAGAGACCCGGGGATGAGACCAGGGGAAAAAACAAACGGATATTAGCGTAGAGGCCACTCGCATGTAATGCTAAAGCCATACAAAACAATGGATGTGTGTGCCTGGTTCCGGTCAAGCTAACTATTGCATCATACATATGTTTAGAAGTTGAATTAGGTGAATACTTGGTTTAAGAGACGAGTTTTTGGTAACCCTAAAACAGTCTGTTAACCTTGAAAACTGCTGGGTTTTGAGGAAATGTAGAGCTGTGTTTCATCAGCATTACAATGAAAACTGTTGTTGTGTTTCCTAATAATGTCTCCTAAAGGAAGCATGTGTAACAAGAATATGATAgggcctaaaactgatccctgtggTACACCATATTTAACCTGAGAGTTATATGACtttctcatttacataaacaaagtgaaaCAATTGAATAAATAAGACCTAAACCATGCTAACATTGAGAATTTTCAAGTCTATctagtatatttttatgatttatgGTGTCAAAAGCTGCACTTAGGTCCTGTCATATGAGAAGTAATACTTCACAGTGACCACATGTTAATGTTTATTCAACGTGTCCCTTTTACTTTGCACCTcaaaaatgtgtgcatttgttcAACTACTCTATTGTTCTGATGCTTTGATACTTGTCAGTTTTGCAACTATATTAAAAAAGGAATCTAGAATCATAATGATTTTCTTCCAGAAATTTGCCAAGATAGCATCGCAGAAAACCTTTGTAGTCCTCCATCTAGtctgctatttaaaaatgtagttAGAAACTTGAAGAGgcgtgatggtcataccatgccTGCGGTTTTGCTTTAATTAGTTTAACTTAAGAGGAGCAACAGTTTCTAAAGCTTTATTTAAGGTTTCTGTCACATAATCAAGATCTTTAAGGTTGTGTTACATGATGCATTTGAAACCGGTCTGGAACGTTACTAATAAAACGATCATTAGTAGTAGATATGATTGCACTGCCTTACCAGTGATGTGGTGTTGGAGGAGATAGCTTATCTATATTTAGGTTGTAAGAGATGAGGCAAAGGTCTGAGATAACATCGATTGGAGTTAATATTTCTATGCTATGAATATTGAGTCCAtatgacagaattaagtctaaggTGTGTTTACGGTTATGTGTGGGTCCTGTCACACTTTGTCTAACATCAATAGAGTTATCTATAAAAGTTAgtctttaaaatgacattaatgaaAAAGTTAATTATCTTAGAATGCTAATAGGTTAACATGCTAATGATCAATCATTCTTTCTAATGCAGGCTCTTATAACCATAAGCTATGTTAACATCTAAGCTAGCTTAGCATGTCAGCTTGTTACAAGTACATTGTTTCTCTCTCATGTTTTTGCATCTCAGTGCTTGAAGTATGCAAATATAAAGCCTGGAATTCTCTCAGATCTACATTGGGCTTTGCTGTGCTTGTCACTCAAACACACAGAAATCAGAGTCATGGAGAGGTGAAATGGACATGTTTGAATATTTATTTGAATAGGTACAGAGCCTGTAGTCTATGTCCAACAGGAGATGTATACCATCTATTTTTTCTTCTTTGAAACTACGTATTTGCAAACAAGGAATGCTGTGGGGGAGTAAATCAAACCGAATATAGCCATCAAGAGTTTATGCAAACAGAAAGACGGCCAATTAAAGAAACTGAGGATTGTAAACCAGTGTTGGGAAACAAGCATTCATTCCTATATCCGTCCGTGCACAGCACACAGTCTGCAGAGAAACTAAAAGACTTCAATCTCAGATAGATCTCACTGCTTTAATGGAGCTCAACACATCTACAAATCAAGATCTAGTCTGGGTTAGCACTACACATAGAGGTTGAGAATGCTGGCATGTTTATACACCACTTATTTGCAAAATGGTGAAGAATTGCTTGTCGTCAGGGGCCAGAAGTGGGTGGAGACATAAAATTACAGAAACAGCACAGCAggttatcttaaaaaaaaaaaaaaaccttacaCTTAAACTAAAACTCACTAAAATGACCTATGCTGTAGTTAAGCACATGCAAAGGATATGTCTGAAATCTGTCACACATAAAATCTGTGTAATACATCCCCTCATAATCATGTGACGGCTCAAAACCACCCACGGATCTAAGAACAGAAAAGTAAAACCTTGGATAATGACCATGAATATCATAAATGTACAACAGCCCAAGATTGTGCAAAGTTACAACAGTGCACAACGTGTAttatatgcatttacacacCAGCACTGAAAAACTAAAAAGGAAATAAAAGTCAAAACAGGGGGAAGACAAGAAAAGTAAAGAAATGCACACTGGGGCCATTCGACTGATCTTCAAAAATCCAGTGTCATCAatagcaaacaaacaaaagggGAAACTCAAATGCAATTGTCTTCTTTAGATCATCAATATCAAGTCATTCCATTGAAGGTGATTATTGAACTCTTCCAGGCCAATTCATATTTTCCCACCAAATTATCCCAGATTAAGTCACCTTCCATACGCACTGTTGGATTTTTTTGTTGTCGACCGCATCGTTGCGGCGTTACATTCAGTCCTGCATTTCTCCAGCCAGTCAGTCAAGCGCACACACACCGTTTCACGTCCATTCACTTGCGCACACGGTTGGACCGCAGGCGTGCAGGGAGAGGTCTGCAGTCCGCCGGATCCGTCTCCAGAGCTGAAGATGAACGGACCCCAGGATCAGGGGCCGTTcaaacacacgcatacacaaacatacatactTACATAGATGCATACATACATCACACACACATCCGGGCCACCTCTGAAGTGTGCTCACGTGTCTTCTTTATTCTTGCCTAATGTGTGATATCTTCCTTATTCCCATTGGTTTGATTTTGGTTTGTCGAAAAGACACGGCAGATAGTTTTAGTGAAGGTCGCTCTCTCAGAGCACGTTCGGTCTGATGGTCGTGTTTTGAAACGCAGTAGTCACCCACTCACTCGCACTCGCATCCACTCAAAGCCATCTCAAACGTCATATGGAGCGCTTCCTTCGGAAAGCCAAAGGAACTCCGCTCAATTTCTCTTGGATTAGATGCAGCCGTGGATCCCATCAGCCAAGCACAACGGATCTCATTTATCCTCACACGCTCTCTCGCTCGCTTTCTCTcgtaattattttttatgttgaaCAGAGTGCTGCGCCACAAACAAAACTCCACATTTCGTGTCACCTTCTAGAACTGGAATCCTTCCGCTGGCACGTTGGTTGAGGAATTGAACCCGTACGTTCCCCCCTGGATGGCCTCGGGAACAAGGTTTGAGTCCTCATCGATCTGAAAGAGATGTGGGAATGAGCAGTCAGGATTAGAGTCAAAAAGGAAAAGGCTGGAGGTCAACTACTGTCATCGCTAGAAACAGCTCAATATACTTGAGATTATCTGTAAACCACTTAAACAATGGAAGAAGGGAATGTTCAGGAGTAGTAAAGATCACCCAGACCCGAGCTAACACAAGGTCATCTGCATCCATCAATTCAAGACCGTATAACTGCACTACTTTCCATGCTTTCAcatcttaaaggtgacatagaatgattgagtggagtatttatccttgttctgtgatgtgacctATAGACAAAAAttgtttgtttgggtctgtaatgccttagaagcttcctaaaaacctttctcagatagctctattagggtgggggattttaaaaaagtggttttgcacctatttggctccccctactggcttaacttgcaatctcattactgattggctgactttgctgccactcaaaaaatgtagccagttattttaaagtggaggggcagtgagatgcctgtgatgtcataagcatcagtttttcagattgggccgttttctggctaaCATTTCAAAAAGaagaatttctatgagactgagatgtttagcatgtttagcactttttgtatgtttgtgaatgtgggtagactaccattattcaacaaagacaaggtaaaaatggtttttcattctctgtcccctttaaggttttaagattataaaaaaacatgtaaaaatttCCACAAGCCTTTGACTAATAGTGTGTTACATAATGTAGCAGGCTTACTTTTCACAAAACAACCCATCAAACTCGCTCTTGAAATATTGAGCTTTATAGGTGTACATACGGAAAAATGTGTGAATTTGACCTACTGTACATGTAAGGGCACGCTCACATTATCCCAACCAAACCACACCTGAGGACATTTGACCCCCCTTAAAGCCTGGTtggtttgactagtgtgatcactCTGTACTTGGTTAATCGCACCCTGGCCGGCTAATGACAAAAGCATGCCCGGGCTCGGATCGctcaaagtacagtgtgagtgcatgCTTCTGGAggagtagggaggggggacAATTGCAGTTGGGCACGGTTCGGTTGATTAAGGTATGATAGGAGTGTGCCTTAAAACCAGGAGTGAATACATTTGCTGGGAGAAGTTTGTCTCTTTGTCCCCTGTGTGTCCCGTGTGGGGTGCCCCATGGCTCCATTTTGGGGCCTATTTTGTTTTCTCTATAAATACATCCTTTAGGATCTATTCATAGAAATTATAATATTGGATTACACGGTTTTGCAAATAACAAACAATTATATCTGCCCTTGAAACACCCAAACGCGATAGCGCCACTTTTGTGTTGTCTTGTTGAAATTAAAGCCTGGGTGACCATTTATTTtctgaaatttaaaatatgaCTGAAGATTGTTTAAACCAGCGGGTGCTTGTAGGGATCTCGATCTGGATTTGGGcattttaaaatcacttgtGAAGCACTCAATAAAAAACTTGGTTGTTTTAATgtataatgattttaaaaatggaCAACCCGGTTAATTAGGCCTAAACTTTGGAATAGTTTGCCGTTACATGTTAAAAAGGCCCAAAACGTACCATCTTTAAGTCCAGTTTAAAAACCCATTTCTGTAGCTTGGAGTTTAACTCTGCATGAGAGCGTCTGTTCCttattttgtttgtattttatttatcttacatttttttaattattctatatTGTATTGCCCATGGTTGTACCGCActtgctgtttttaaaaagtgctttataaataaagtttgatttgaaACAGTTTGAGCTGACTGCTGTGTGTATAACAGCTGAACCATCAGACTTACATCATCAGATGAGAAGAACTGATCGATGATTTCATAAGCCAGTTTGTAGATGTCCTCATTCTCATGATTCTGTAGCTGTTCGATCTTCTCCAAACCTGAGCAGATGAAAACAAACAACACACAAGCGTGAGTGAAATTGATTGATCACATGTCAGATCTGCAGTAAGTGTTCGGCTGTATTCTCACCTCCACACTCCTCTATGAGGTTAGCGATGGTCTCTGCTTCTTCATCAGCCATCTTAAGTATATTACTGAGCCCATCCAAAACCACCTGAACCACCTGAGCATCCTTCACTGTCAGCAGATTACAGAAGGGAGGAATCACCTGCTGCTGAATCAGGTACGCCACCTACAGAACAAGAGGGGAATTACATCTGAATCCTAACTCTATTTACAGAAACCTGTGTGTGCacatatatataaaacacacctgatccTTCCTGCCACTGATGGTCAGGTTACTGATGGCCCATGCTGCCTCTTTCTGAGTGCCAAAATCACCCTGCAAGATATACAAAACACATCATTACAATTATAACTCAGCTCTCTGGTCTGTAAAAACACGAGATCCTCATTGGAGAACCGTTATGCTTCATTGGAGAGCTGAAGGTCATCGCTCACCTTATCCAGCAGCTGTATAATCATGGGCACCAGGTTAGCATCAATTACCGCCTGAACCTGTTGCTGGTTCCCTGCCGTGATGTTGGACAGGAACCACACAGCCTCCTGCAATAGAAAAACACATAATGTGAATCACAGCAGAGTAGGTGAGGAGAATGCAGTGAGAGCGAGACGGGTCGGATCAGACCACGGGGCGTGTAAAGGGTCACAGGCCCGGTCGAGATCGTGGCACTGACGGCTGAGGGTCAGAATGATACAGAGGCTCTAATCATCGGCTAGACCGCAAAGAAGCCTCAGTGTGAGTGAGCGGCTGCCTCAGATGCACTCCTGTATCAGCAGTGACCTATGACCTTTGACACCCTGACCcatcagacacacacagacacacacagacacacacacacacacattactcTAGTTAAAGTATTACATAATTAAACATTACATCTACATCTATGTATTACAGTTGCTGTAACCAATCACGCATCACTCACACCAGTGCCACGCCTCTGTTTTCATCATATCCAATAAGTGAGTGACTAAAGTCAAGTCTTATTGATCTGTGAGTGTTACATTAAGGATCAGGATGTACCTTGTTGATCTTCTCTTTGGGGTGTGTAAGCAGAGCAGGAAAGTGACCCAGCGCATCACAGTTCAACACAACCTGAGTTTGTTCATCAGTTCCTGTCACAATGTTTCCCACAGCTCGCAACGCTGCAGTCTGAAAACAAAGACAGACAAATGATTAAATAAATCATGATTACAGAAATCAATTGTGAAATCGCTGAAAgttatttaacattaaatgtatttttatattgccAAACGCTGCAGCCAATCACAGgaattttacagctgatcggtCTAGAGTCACTTTTATGACCTTCACCAATGGTGACTCTATTCTGACCTGTTACACTGAACATGTGTTTAATGTGAATGTAAAAGTCATACCTGAACTTTAACCTCCTGGTGGCTGAGTAAGGGGACGAGGTACGGTACAATCCCAGAGTCTATGACCATTTGAATCTGCTCATTCCCAGCATCAGTCAGGTATGACAGAGCCCAAACAGTGTCTACCAGAATCTAAAGACAACAAAAACCCATCAGTCATCACAACATGTGTCATTATAATctttgtttgtgtatgtgtccAGCACTTACATTGACATCAGTGTGGTGAATCAGTACACACAGCGCAGGAAGAATCTGTGAGGAAACAACAtcacaataataaataatgagCTTTCACATCTGTTAATCTGATCAACTGACTTTAACATCTATTTTCTTACATGGTGTTCAAGTCTCACAACATTTAATCTATAAACTCTTAGAAAAGATATTGTTCTTCAGAAGATACAAGCTAATGTTGGCCTGCTGTCCTATAAACGTAGCAAGGCTTGGTACAGCAACACAATTTAAAAACACTAAAATTCATCTTGGATGCCCATATGTATCTAAACATATCAATTCAAACAAATCCGTACCTCCTGAATGGTCTCCATGGGTGGTGGAGGGTCCTTGTGACGACACAGGTTAACCATAACCCAGGTGACATTGCGGAGGAAAGTGATGGGTATGGATGGACTGATGAAGGACAGCAGAGGTTTGACCACTCCCAGACTGATGACATAATCTCTGCACTGTGGACCATCACCTGCAACATcaccaaaacacacttttacTCCATACGATCTCATCAATAACACATTCAACAAACACATCTACACTTTCTTTAAATCACAAACGAGCTACAGAAACAGTGATACATATATAAACAGCAGTTCATGTGTCTCGGACGTAATTCAAGTGTGATGATAAACATGCGTGTGCGAGACTGCAGCAGTGTAGACAGAGCACTCACCGATGATGTTACCTAAAGCCCAGACAGCCTGTTCACATACATTCTGATGAGGTGACTGCAGCAGTCGCAGGAACAGAGGAACTGCATCTACATGAACACAAAACCACATGATGCATTTTCATTTATGTATAGATTTCacaacatatatatataagcgTTTGACTGTTGTTGTAATTAGCCTCTATTAGTCtcaagtcagctgccttaggTTTTGGACACAGCAATAGTTGCATCCAGAACCAGATATCAATCGCATAGGGTTCTCACTCATACTCAACAAAAACAAGTTTGTTTAAAAAGTCGCGATATGAAttgattaataaataaaacaggaAATTCTTCTCTACTATACGCAACAACAGCTTTATGGAAACAACAACTCTACACATTAAAGAGTACATATAGCATGGACATACTTGACTGGACCACAGCCTGCGTCTGCTCAGATGTGCCTGAAGCGATGTTGGTCAAAGCCCAGGCTGCTTCAAACTGAAGAGAAGGActgcacaaaacaaaaacattaggATACGCACTCAACAAGAGATCCGGGCGAGGACACCTGAACATCGCACACGTCTCTTACTTGTCATCTCGGTCCAGACAGTGCACCAGGATGGGCAGGATACCAGACTTGATCAGGTCATCTATTGGAGGGTTACGGTCACTCGAAAGCAGCTTcctaaaaaaatgatttaaaataacttataaaataccAATAGTCTTTCACAGGATTTAATTTGACATCAAATGGCACTAGAAGTTAATGCTCCTCAATGTTGTAAAACCCACAGggtttcaaaacatgcacaacCTTAACACAAGTGACTGGTAAACTTTACAGCTCTTACAAAACACTCGACAGGAGTTATATAACACCATGATGAGGATGATGTTACTCACCGTGCCGCCTGTACAGCACTCAGCTGAATGCCCTGGTTATCACTGGTTGCGTtctacaaacaaacacaaaacaatgataTTATATCATATACAcattaaagagacactccacttttttgaaaatatgctcattttccagctcccctagagttaaacatttgatttttaccgttttggaatgcattcagccgatctccgggtctggccctagcacttttagcataatccattgaatctgattagaccattagcattgcgctaaaaaataaccaaagagtttggatatttatcctatttaaaacttgactcttctgtagctTCATTGTGTACttagaccgacggaaaattaaaagttgtgattttctagacagatatggctaggactatactctcattctggcgtaataatcaaggactttgctgctgtaacatgactACAGGAGGTGGAATGATATTACgaagcagccgaaaatagtccccttagtaactttcaatggcagggtaccattttcgggcagtgtgtaatatcactacacctgctgcagccattggttatttttagcgcgatgctaatggtctaatcagattcaatggattatgctaagctatgctaaaagtggagtTGTGTCTTAACTTTTGGGTGGTTTTGggatactttttttttaaattatctcACCTAAATGTTTCTCAGTCAGTGTATTTGTCTTTACAATGGTATAATGTTGTTGCACACTAGCTTAAACACAGCACAAGGAAGTTTTAAGCAAATGTATGTCAATACATGCAAAGACGGgacattttgacattattttgtgtgcaggattcaagaaatgaaacaaaataatcctgcaaattttttttaactaaatttAAGTTCCCTGTAATAGGCAACTTTGCGTTTTTCCaaattcccagtttattcccatggaaagtttccagccttgaaaattccAATTCATCAAATGTCTCTAAAGAGTAACACCAAATAAGAGGCTATATGAACaatcttattttatttacaacacaTTTTGAGATTATTTCCTCCATTTCTCAGTCAGACATCTGTTTATTGTGATGCGGTTTGACTCACCTGCACTATGGCTTCAAGAGAGGTGTTCTGCTATTGGGTAAAAGCAAACAAAGATCAAGATTATTGAAAGCTCAAAGGCTTCATAGAAACACTATAACAATAATCCATAAAGATCTGCAAATGAACTTACTGATCTGAAATCTCCATCAGCATCAGAATCATCACAGATATCTTCATGCGGTACGTTCCTCCTCTTCAGCAGGTGCTCATCTCTTTTATTCTACAGCACACAGGTACGTGACATACACTTATGAGTATTTGTTTACATCTGTAGATTTTAATTCATGCATCACAGAGCTTAACACTAAATCCACACTTCATAACTTTGAACTTGTGTGCACTGTACTCTTTGGTTTTCTGGAATAGCTGCATTGGTTGCTACAGAAATGATGTTGCATTTAAGTGTGCTCAAATTCATGAGGCACTGCGCAGACTGACCAGATTGTGACATCGCAGTACCACAGTTTCTCTTAGTACTTTaaatattatgcccatttttacaagatgtccttacaccttgtaaaagtggattttgcataaaaggTGCCCTTTAATGTCATACCGATCTGTCTGCACAGCGttacatgaagtcaaacacttaactctttcccggccagcatttttttaaaaagttgtcaCATTATGTTGACttattttaagatgtaaaaggagtctttagtgtccccagagtgcttatgtgaagttttagctcaaaataccccacatatAACAAGTTAAAAAtggcactttgtaggtgtgagcaaaaatgtgtcgtttttgggtgtgtcctttaaaatacaaatgagctgataaaatgcaaacactgatcaccataatggcgatttgttgaaattgaaactcaactgtgttttctctctctgcactaaatggcagtgacgtggttggatagtgcagattaagggccagtattattataataaaacttgCTTTCTACATTACTGAACATTTTTGCaaacatgcttgcagaaaatggtttacaaaaactaagttactgtgttgatctttttcacattttctaggttgatagaaggactggggacccaattatagctcttaaacatgaaaaaaaattacactACACTACTGACTGCTTTACCTATAAAGATCATTCATACAGACAAAATTCCCACTTATTCAAAACATAAGAGTTGACTCAAATGTAACATGTCGCTCCTCTCGTTCTTTCTGTCGACCTCTGGACATCAATCTAGATATCAAACTAATCTATAATCCTCACTGTCTGCTCGCATCTCAGATATACACAAGCTACATGACTGAGACACTCTATGACAGATGACTCAACTAGTGACGAACTAACTACAGACTACTTACTAACTTAAAAGCATCAAAGCACGCAAACAAGAGTCACTTACAATGGTATGTGATGTGTGACATCTTTATCTATTTAACATAATTCCAATTTGTTGTAAAATATTAGTAGTAACACAATCATTATTACTAATTACTACAGTGGTTATAAACAATACCAGGCTGTGATATCTTACATCGATACACAATTAAAGCTATAATATGTTGATGAATGGACAGGtcttttattacctttctgagTTCAACCACCACTTCTGTTCGCTG from Paramisgurnus dabryanus chromosome 8, PD_genome_1.1, whole genome shotgun sequence includes:
- the kpna4 gene encoding importin subunit alpha-3 isoform X1, whose translation is MSDSEKLDKQRLKNFKNKGRDLETMRRQRTEVVVELRKNKRDEHLLKRRNVPHEDICDDSDADGDFRSQNTSLEAIVQNATSDNQGIQLSAVQAARKLLSSDRNPPIDDLIKSGILPILVHCLDRDDNPSLQFEAAWALTNIASGTSEQTQAVVQSNAVPLFLRLLQSPHQNVCEQAVWALGNIIGDGPQCRDYVISLGVVKPLLSFISPSIPITFLRNVTWVMVNLCRHKDPPPPMETIQEILPALCVLIHHTDVNILVDTVWALSYLTDAGNEQIQMVIDSGIVPYLVPLLSHQEVKVQTAALRAVGNIVTGTDEQTQVVLNCDALGHFPALLTHPKEKINKEAVWFLSNITAGNQQQVQAVIDANLVPMIIQLLDKGDFGTQKEAAWAISNLTISGRKDQVAYLIQQQVIPPFCNLLTVKDAQVVQVVLDGLSNILKMADEEAETIANLIEECGGLEKIEQLQNHENEDIYKLAYEIIDQFFSSDDIDEDSNLVPEAIQGGTYGFNSSTNVPAEGFQF
- the kpna4 gene encoding importin subunit alpha-3 isoform X2, whose translation is MSDSEKLDKQRLKNFKNKGRDLETMRRQRTEVVVELRKNKRDEHLLKRRNVPHEDICDDSDADGDFRSNTSLEAIVQNATSDNQGIQLSAVQAARKLLSSDRNPPIDDLIKSGILPILVHCLDRDDNPSLQFEAAWALTNIASGTSEQTQAVVQSNAVPLFLRLLQSPHQNVCEQAVWALGNIIGDGPQCRDYVISLGVVKPLLSFISPSIPITFLRNVTWVMVNLCRHKDPPPPMETIQEILPALCVLIHHTDVNILVDTVWALSYLTDAGNEQIQMVIDSGIVPYLVPLLSHQEVKVQTAALRAVGNIVTGTDEQTQVVLNCDALGHFPALLTHPKEKINKEAVWFLSNITAGNQQQVQAVIDANLVPMIIQLLDKGDFGTQKEAAWAISNLTISGRKDQVAYLIQQQVIPPFCNLLTVKDAQVVQVVLDGLSNILKMADEEAETIANLIEECGGLEKIEQLQNHENEDIYKLAYEIIDQFFSSDDIDEDSNLVPEAIQGGTYGFNSSTNVPAEGFQF